A genomic region of Polynucleobacter necessarius contains the following coding sequences:
- a CDS encoding TonB-dependent receptor has protein sequence MVTGSRFAENLNEVPANVKVITRDEIENSSSNTIPQVLSQIGGLKVSGLNSSTLNLEASADMGGYGPTGNSTTAVLVDGIRINPIDSSSVDWESIPIDSIERIEILQGGSSVQYGNGAVGGVINIITNGGKKNINQASATLGTWGTSINNAIFRNTVDKTTYQVSANTSNTNGWRPNTAANAYSVDAKISQDLGGGDRVYVDGYYGYTNSQIASPVVGLVGSGNPLSVRPQNAGNNATTNNSGFRQGLTKTLSKDYVVELDTSYNNKTSFFYTPQADFFASPDFGSAGGPMNNKLQGWQLAASPRIKANFGAIGTSIFGYDFSKENQAGTNTYSSQSQGIILANQYDAVNNPFGTYYNNLTSDTQNAAQINNSLYLIQKVPLNKVFEASGGFRRQVQQASTSSSQISAANGAVASDQQYAANAGDVALNANYLPGQRVYVKWNQSFRFPNIDEYWGLLYNPITQTTTSVFSGILQPQTTQTYEMGGNWSIWNSKATSSIFKSMTQNEISYNPATGYNYNSTYQTNRGGILLDAASNITSSLNIGIGGKYQKSYYANGPFAGNAIPVVPDTLLNARANYLITSAWSVGGVVNYVSKQPTLRYGPELLQRISCNALIRHW, from the coding sequence GTGGTAACGGGCTCACGATTCGCCGAAAACCTCAATGAGGTTCCTGCAAACGTCAAAGTGATTACACGAGATGAAATTGAGAACTCCAGCTCCAACACCATTCCTCAAGTGTTGTCACAAATTGGCGGCCTCAAAGTCAGCGGCTTAAATTCCAGCACACTAAATTTAGAAGCCTCCGCAGATATGGGTGGCTATGGTCCTACGGGCAATAGCACCACTGCGGTTCTAGTTGATGGCATCAGAATTAACCCCATTGACTCAAGCAGCGTAGATTGGGAATCTATTCCAATTGACTCTATTGAGCGCATTGAAATCCTTCAGGGTGGCTCAAGCGTCCAATACGGTAACGGCGCAGTAGGCGGCGTCATCAATATCATCACCAATGGTGGCAAGAAAAATATTAATCAAGCATCAGCAACTCTAGGCACTTGGGGTACATCGATTAATAATGCGATTTTCAGAAACACTGTTGATAAGACTACTTATCAGGTCAGCGCAAACACCTCCAACACAAACGGATGGAGACCAAATACTGCAGCAAACGCGTACTCTGTAGATGCAAAAATCTCTCAAGACTTAGGTGGTGGCGACAGAGTGTATGTGGATGGCTACTATGGATACACAAACTCTCAAATAGCGAGCCCTGTAGTAGGTTTAGTGGGATCAGGAAACCCACTTTCAGTGCGACCGCAAAACGCAGGAAACAATGCGACTACAAATAACTCCGGCTTTCGTCAGGGCCTAACCAAAACCTTGAGCAAAGATTATGTTGTGGAGCTGGATACTTCCTACAACAATAAAACTTCGTTCTTCTACACACCTCAAGCAGATTTCTTTGCTAGCCCTGATTTCGGATCCGCCGGCGGGCCAATGAACAATAAATTACAAGGCTGGCAACTAGCAGCATCCCCACGCATCAAAGCCAACTTTGGCGCCATAGGGACTAGCATCTTTGGCTACGATTTTTCAAAAGAAAATCAAGCTGGAACGAATACCTATTCGTCACAATCTCAGGGCATTATTCTTGCCAATCAATACGATGCAGTCAATAATCCATTTGGCACGTATTACAACAACCTGACTAGCGATACCCAAAACGCTGCGCAAATTAATAACTCGCTTTATCTAATTCAAAAAGTTCCCTTAAATAAAGTATTTGAGGCAAGCGGCGGCTTTCGCAGACAAGTTCAGCAAGCATCAACCTCTAGCAGCCAAATATCCGCAGCGAATGGAGCCGTTGCCAGCGATCAGCAATATGCGGCAAACGCTGGCGACGTAGCGCTCAATGCTAATTACCTTCCTGGGCAGAGGGTGTATGTCAAATGGAATCAATCATTTAGATTCCCTAATATTGACGAATACTGGGGCCTGCTCTACAACCCAATAACGCAAACCACTACATCTGTATTTAGCGGAATTTTGCAACCCCAAACTACTCAGACTTATGAAATGGGTGGCAATTGGTCGATTTGGAATTCCAAGGCCACCTCATCGATTTTTAAATCCATGACTCAAAATGAGATTAGCTATAACCCAGCCACAGGCTATAACTACAACTCAACTTACCAAACTAATCGCGGCGGCATTTTGCTTGATGCTGCATCCAATATCACCTCTTCATTAAATATTGGTATTGGCGGTAAGTATCAAAAGTCATACTACGCAAACGGGCCATTTGCTGGCAATGCCATTCCCGTTGTTCCAGACACCCTACTCAATGCTAGAGCAAATTACCTCATTACATCTGCATGGAGTGTAGGCGGAGTAGTGAATTATGTAAGTAAGCAACCAACACTACGATACGGGCCCGAACTACTACAGCGCATCTCCTGTAATGCCCTCATACGTCATTGGTGA
- the oxc gene encoding oxalyl-CoA decarboxylase has translation MTTDNQNTQLTDGFHLVIDALKANDLNTIFGLVGIPITDLCRLAQAEGLRFIGFRHEQHAGNAAAIAGYMTQKPGICMTVSAPGFLNGLTALANATVNCSPMILISGSSEREIVDLQQGDYEEMDQLNAAKPYCKAAYRINHIEDIGIGFARAIRAAVSGRPGGVYLDLPAQLLAQTMPAEEAKKTIFKVIDPVPRQIPAADAVARALDVLKGAKRPLILLGKGAAYAQADKEIRDLVEKSGIPYLPMSMAKGLLPDNHPQSASAARSFVLAEADAVLLVGARLNWLLAHGKGKTWGKDPKKFIQIDIQANEVDSNVQIAAPLIGDIGSCVGELLKGIASVPKPSAEWIAAIAEKKDKNLAKMAETLAKEANPMNFHGALRVIHDVIKKNPDVNLVNEGANTLDYCRAIADMYKPRKRFDSGTWGIMGIGMGYSIGAAVISGLPTVAVEGDSAFGFSGMELETVCRYNLPITTVVFNNNGVYRGTDKNPTGGADVAPTVFVKDARYDKMIEAFGGVGYYVTTPAELEAALTEAIAAGKPALINAVIDETAGTESGRLTNLNPSTAAAKK, from the coding sequence ATGACAACAGATAACCAAAACACACAATTAACAGATGGTTTCCATCTCGTCATTGACGCTTTAAAAGCGAATGACCTCAATACTATTTTCGGTCTTGTTGGTATTCCAATTACTGACTTATGTCGTTTGGCTCAAGCTGAAGGTTTGCGCTTTATTGGCTTCCGTCACGAACAGCACGCAGGTAATGCAGCAGCAATTGCTGGTTACATGACACAAAAGCCAGGTATTTGTATGACGGTTTCTGCACCAGGATTCTTGAATGGTTTAACAGCATTAGCTAACGCTACTGTGAACTGCTCCCCAATGATTTTGATCTCTGGTTCGAGCGAGCGTGAAATCGTTGACTTGCAACAGGGTGACTACGAAGAGATGGATCAGCTCAACGCAGCCAAGCCATATTGCAAAGCTGCATATCGTATTAATCACATTGAAGATATCGGCATTGGTTTTGCTCGTGCAATCCGCGCTGCGGTTTCTGGTCGTCCAGGTGGTGTCTATTTGGACTTGCCAGCACAGTTGCTAGCTCAAACTATGCCTGCTGAAGAAGCTAAGAAAACAATTTTCAAAGTAATTGATCCAGTTCCACGTCAAATCCCAGCGGCTGATGCAGTTGCTCGCGCATTGGATGTATTGAAAGGCGCTAAGCGTCCATTGATTCTCTTGGGTAAAGGCGCTGCTTATGCACAAGCCGATAAAGAGATTCGTGATTTGGTTGAAAAATCAGGTATCCCATACTTGCCTATGTCGATGGCCAAAGGTTTGTTGCCAGATAACCATCCACAATCCGCTTCTGCAGCACGTTCATTTGTATTGGCTGAAGCTGATGCAGTGCTGTTGGTTGGCGCACGCTTGAACTGGTTGTTAGCGCACGGTAAGGGCAAGACTTGGGGTAAAGATCCTAAGAAATTTATTCAAATCGATATTCAAGCAAACGAAGTGGATAGCAACGTACAAATTGCTGCTCCATTGATTGGCGATATTGGTTCATGCGTTGGTGAACTCTTGAAAGGTATTGCTTCAGTACCTAAGCCAAGCGCTGAGTGGATTGCTGCTATTGCCGAGAAGAAAGATAAGAACTTGGCGAAGATGGCTGAAACATTAGCCAAAGAAGCTAACCCAATGAACTTCCATGGCGCATTGCGTGTGATTCATGATGTGATCAAGAAGAACCCAGATGTGAACTTGGTAAACGAGGGCGCAAACACACTTGACTATTGCCGTGCAATCGCTGATATGTATAAGCCACGCAAGCGTTTTGACTCTGGTACTTGGGGGATTATGGGTATTGGTATGGGTTACTCCATCGGCGCTGCTGTAATTAGCGGCTTGCCAACGGTTGCGGTTGAGGGCGATAGCGCATTCGGCTTTAGCGGCATGGAATTAGAAACCGTTTGCCGTTACAACTTACCAATCACAACCGTTGTATTTAATAACAACGGCGTATACCGCGGTACTGATAAGAACCCAACGGGCGGCGCTGATGTTGCACCTACCGTGTTCGTTAAAGATGCTCGTTACGACAAGATGATTGAGGCATTTGGTGGTGTCGGTTACTACGTAACTACCCCAGCGGAATTAGAAGCAGCGTTAACAGAAGCAATTGCTGCCGGTAAACCAGCTCTTATCAATGCTGTTATTGATGAAACCGCAGGTACTGAGAGTGGGCGTTTAACAAACTTAAACCCATCTACAGCAGCTGCTAAGAAGTAA
- a CDS encoding TonB-dependent receptor: protein MPSYVIGDIFTFYKYQAIETRLTVKNVGNAQYATYGTAPSIVSSKYSYYPSEPRSVYLTLKYNFN, encoded by the coding sequence ATGCCCTCATACGTCATTGGTGATATTTTTACCTTCTACAAATATCAAGCTATCGAAACCAGGCTTACAGTAAAAAACGTGGGTAATGCGCAGTACGCTACATATGGAACAGCGCCAAGCATTGTATCCAGCAAGTATTCCTACTACCCCAGCGAACCTAGGTCGGTTTATTTAACTCTGAAATACAACTTCAATTAA